The Desulfoscipio gibsoniae DSM 7213 genome contains a region encoding:
- the acpS gene encoding holo-ACP synthase has product MTGIGTDIIEIARIEKAARRGKRFLDRVFTPGEIAFCMRRRNPWPCLAARFAAKEAVFKALGSGVTTWHEVEIRGGGNQPVQVVLTGAAEQHALVGQVGGVLLSISHDRGRAVAFATAIRKESD; this is encoded by the coding sequence ATAACTGGCATTGGCACTGATATAATAGAAATTGCCAGGATAGAAAAAGCTGCCCGCCGTGGGAAACGGTTCCTAGACCGTGTTTTTACACCGGGGGAAATTGCTTTTTGCATGCGCCGCCGCAACCCCTGGCCCTGTCTAGCCGCGCGGTTCGCCGCTAAAGAAGCGGTTTTCAAGGCCCTGGGCTCCGGAGTTACGACCTGGCACGAAGTAGAAATCCGAGGCGGCGGCAACCAGCCGGTGCAAGTGGTGCTCACCGGCGCGGCAGAACAACATGCCCTGGTTGGGCAAGTGGGCGGCGTATTGCTGTCCATTTCCCACGACCGGGGACGTGCGGTGGCATTTGCCACTGCAATACGCAAGGAGAGTGATTAA
- a CDS encoding LytR/AlgR family response regulator transcription factor: MKLKALIVDDEYPARQELRFLLSKFDNIEIVGEAANAQEALALVKALDYQVLFLDVSMPGMTGLELGAAIQELPKPPQVIFITAYDEYALKAFEVNAVDYLLKPVEPGRLKKAIDKVIKAYQEVAAGNEENMPQENNRAKSGPSQIKIDRIPAEKTGKTVLVAESDIFYAFTEQDYIYIKTHNDKLMTRFTLKELEARLNPQVFFRTHRCYLVNLHKVKEIVPFFNGTYNLVVEDKEHSEVPVSRAQAKKLRKILGF, translated from the coding sequence ATGAAGCTAAAAGCATTGATAGTTGATGATGAATACCCTGCACGCCAGGAGTTACGCTTCCTCTTAAGCAAATTTGACAATATAGAGATAGTGGGTGAGGCTGCCAACGCTCAGGAGGCCCTGGCCCTGGTCAAGGCGCTGGATTATCAGGTGCTTTTCTTAGATGTATCCATGCCGGGCATGACGGGACTGGAACTGGGTGCGGCCATCCAGGAACTGCCGAAACCGCCCCAGGTGATATTCATAACAGCCTATGATGAGTATGCCTTAAAAGCTTTCGAGGTCAATGCAGTGGATTACCTTCTAAAGCCGGTAGAACCTGGTCGACTCAAAAAAGCCATTGACAAAGTAATAAAGGCTTATCAGGAAGTGGCCGCTGGTAATGAAGAAAACATGCCACAGGAAAACAACCGGGCAAAATCAGGACCTTCCCAGATTAAAATAGACCGCATCCCTGCGGAAAAGACGGGTAAAACCGTTTTGGTAGCTGAGTCAGATATTTTTTACGCCTTTACCGAACAGGATTATATCTACATTAAAACCCATAACGATAAACTGATGACCCGCTTTACTTTAAAAGAACTGGAGGCCAGGCTCAATCCCCAGGTTTTCTTTCGCACCCACCGCTGCTACCTGGTCAACCTACACAAGGTTAAGGAAATCGTGCCCTTTTTTAATGGCACTTACAATCTAGTTGTAGAAGACAAAGAACACAGCGAAGTACCCGTAAGTAGAGCCCAGGCCAAAAAGCTGCGCAAAATATTGGGATTTTAA
- a CDS encoding histidine kinase, with the protein MPSMESPTCKTLLCWCVIFAITLAAIYLWQPQLYAAVAFLTFSALLSTLAAIYIFTHWHSHRHNPVDEPLDPTLRIANETLPILRRGLNEETAGYTAEIIRRTADVAAVAITDREKVLAYIGAGSNHHKAGLPIMTLATKEVIRTGEIKIVRDGYGLDCPVPGCPLQSAVIVPLLCKGELVGTVKLYQTQQGELPHAVVKLAVGVAQLLGMQMELAEVDRQAQLVTKAELDALQAQINPHFLFNTLNTIIMFSRTNPETARRLLIRLASFFRHALKRHGHFNTLKEEMEYLNTYLILERARFRDKLRVVREIDDELLECKVPVLTIQPLVENAIKHGILPKPGQGTVQITASKHEDEMLIVVRDDGVGIDIELQPKVLTPGFGSGNGVGLSNVHERLKGLYGHDYGLRIVSVPGEGTSIYVRIPLSYNTLEREGETNEAKSIDS; encoded by the coding sequence ATGCCGTCAATGGAAAGTCCTACCTGCAAAACTCTACTTTGTTGGTGCGTCATTTTTGCAATAACGCTGGCGGCTATTTACCTTTGGCAGCCGCAGCTTTATGCCGCAGTAGCCTTTTTAACCTTTTCCGCACTGCTGTCCACGCTGGCTGCAATATATATTTTTACACATTGGCACAGCCACAGGCACAACCCGGTTGATGAACCGCTGGATCCCACTCTGCGCATTGCTAATGAAACGCTGCCTATTTTGCGCCGGGGACTGAATGAAGAAACCGCCGGCTATACAGCCGAAATTATCCGTCGCACCGCCGATGTTGCAGCGGTGGCCATTACAGACCGGGAAAAGGTATTAGCCTATATCGGTGCCGGGTCGAACCATCACAAGGCAGGACTTCCTATTATGACACTGGCCACCAAGGAAGTAATTCGCACGGGGGAAATAAAAATAGTGCGGGACGGTTATGGGTTGGATTGCCCGGTGCCGGGCTGCCCGCTGCAATCAGCGGTAATTGTACCATTGTTATGCAAGGGTGAACTAGTGGGCACCGTCAAGCTCTATCAAACCCAGCAGGGTGAGCTGCCCCATGCCGTAGTTAAACTGGCGGTTGGAGTAGCCCAGCTTTTGGGCATGCAAATGGAACTGGCTGAAGTAGACCGCCAGGCACAATTGGTTACCAAGGCTGAACTGGATGCACTGCAGGCTCAAATTAATCCGCACTTTTTATTTAACACCCTGAACACCATTATTATGTTCAGTCGCACCAATCCAGAGACAGCAAGAAGACTGTTAATACGATTGGCCTCGTTCTTCCGCCACGCTTTAAAAAGACACGGGCACTTTAATACATTGAAGGAGGAAATGGAATACCTGAACACGTATCTAATACTGGAGCGAGCCAGGTTCAGAGATAAACTGCGGGTGGTACGAGAAATAGACGATGAACTGCTGGAGTGCAAGGTACCGGTATTAACTATTCAACCACTGGTGGAAAACGCCATCAAGCATGGCATTCTGCCCAAGCCAGGTCAGGGTACAGTGCAGATTACCGCCAGCAAACATGAAGATGAAATGCTTATTGTGGTCAGAGATGACGGCGTGGGTATCGATATTGAACTACAGCCCAAAGTACTTACCCCGGGTTTCGGCTCGGGGAATGGGGTGGGCCTCAGCAATGTACATGAAAGGCTCAAGGGATTATATGGCCATGATTATGGTCTACGCATTGTCAGTGTACCCGGTGAAGGTACATCCATATATGTTAGAATCCCGTTGTCGTATAACACACTGGAAAGAGAGGGGGAGACAAATGAAGCTAAAAGCATTGATAGTTGA
- the acs gene encoding acetate--CoA ligase, translating to MTQTGNDSGAHYAVHWQEEEYIQPPASFIGQANMTDPGVFERFSLDNFPECFKEFADLLDWDQYWHTTLDTSDAPCWKWFVGGKLNASYNCVDRHLAKYKNKTAIHYVPEPEDEPIVHMTYQELYRRVNETAAVLRDFCGLKAGDRVTLHLPMTPELPITMLACARLGIIHSQVFAGFSGQACGERIWDSESRILITMDGYYRNGKLLDHKAIGDLAVEVAKKEGQEVDKVLIWQRYPGKISSKTPMVEGRDYFMNDLLKQYAGIKVEPVSMPAEGILFLMYTSGSTGRPKGVQHSIGGYLAYVAWMSKVIQDIHPEDVYWCMADIGWITGHSFIVYGPLAVAASTVIYEGLPTYPDAGRVWRIAEELDVNIFHTSPTAIRGLRKAGPDEPAKYNYNFKHMTTVGEPIEPEVWRWYYNVVGKGRAAIVDTWWQTETGGFLCSTVPGLSPMKPGSAGPGVPGIHPVIFDNEGNEIPAGAGKAGNICISNPWPGLMQTIWKDRERYVSTYFRKYCKDENSKDWRDWPYMAGDAAVVSSDGYVRILGRVDDVINVAGHRLGTKEIESAALTVEDVAEAAVIAAKDEIKGTVPDLYVSLKPGYTASNELAARISNAVSTVVGKIARPRAVHIVPDMPKTRSGKIMRRILASISNKGDVGDVTSLANPEVVEEIRKQVKE from the coding sequence ATGACCCAAACCGGTAATGATAGTGGAGCCCACTATGCTGTACACTGGCAAGAAGAAGAGTATATTCAACCACCGGCTAGTTTTATCGGTCAAGCCAATATGACTGATCCGGGGGTATTTGAGCGTTTCAGCCTGGATAACTTCCCCGAGTGCTTTAAAGAATTTGCTGATTTGCTGGATTGGGACCAATACTGGCATACTACGTTGGACACCAGCGATGCACCGTGCTGGAAGTGGTTCGTAGGCGGCAAGCTAAATGCCAGCTATAACTGTGTGGACAGACACCTGGCCAAGTATAAAAATAAAACTGCCATCCACTATGTGCCGGAGCCAGAGGATGAGCCCATTGTGCACATGACCTACCAGGAATTATACCGCAGGGTTAATGAAACCGCCGCTGTACTTAGGGACTTCTGTGGGCTGAAAGCAGGCGACCGGGTGACACTGCACCTTCCTATGACCCCGGAATTGCCCATCACCATGCTGGCCTGTGCCCGGTTGGGGATTATCCATTCCCAGGTGTTTGCGGGTTTCAGCGGCCAGGCCTGCGGTGAAAGAATTTGGGACTCTGAGAGCCGCATACTGATTACCATGGACGGCTACTACCGCAACGGCAAATTGCTTGACCACAAGGCCATCGGTGATCTTGCAGTGGAGGTGGCTAAAAAAGAAGGCCAGGAAGTTGACAAGGTATTGATCTGGCAGCGCTATCCCGGCAAAATTTCATCCAAGACACCCATGGTCGAAGGCCGGGACTATTTTATGAACGATCTGCTAAAACAGTATGCCGGGATTAAGGTAGAGCCGGTTTCCATGCCGGCCGAGGGTATTTTATTCCTGATGTACACCAGTGGCTCAACTGGCCGTCCCAAAGGTGTACAGCACAGCATCGGAGGTTACCTGGCCTATGTGGCCTGGATGTCCAAAGTTATCCAGGATATTCACCCCGAGGATGTATACTGGTGCATGGCAGACATCGGTTGGATCACTGGCCACTCTTTTATCGTCTATGGTCCACTGGCCGTGGCCGCCAGCACTGTTATTTACGAAGGGTTGCCCACTTACCCGGACGCCGGGCGGGTTTGGAGAATTGCTGAAGAACTGGACGTTAATATATTCCATACCTCCCCCACGGCCATCCGCGGCCTCAGAAAGGCGGGACCGGATGAACCGGCCAAGTATAACTATAATTTCAAGCATATGACCACCGTAGGTGAGCCTATAGAGCCCGAGGTTTGGAGATGGTATTACAACGTGGTGGGCAAAGGCCGGGCAGCTATCGTGGATACATGGTGGCAGACTGAAACCGGCGGCTTTTTGTGCAGCACTGTACCTGGCCTCAGCCCCATGAAACCAGGCAGTGCCGGACCGGGTGTACCTGGCATTCACCCGGTGATCTTTGATAATGAGGGGAACGAAATTCCTGCCGGTGCAGGCAAGGCAGGCAACATCTGTATAAGTAATCCTTGGCCCGGGCTAATGCAAACCATTTGGAAAGACCGTGAGCGCTATGTTTCCACATACTTCCGGAAATATTGTAAAGATGAAAACAGCAAAGACTGGCGAGATTGGCCATATATGGCGGGCGACGCCGCCGTGGTTTCCAGTGACGGTTATGTAAGGATACTGGGTCGGGTGGACGATGTCATAAACGTAGCCGGACACCGGCTGGGCACCAAAGAAATTGAGTCCGCCGCTCTTACGGTTGAGGATGTCGCTGAAGCAGCAGTTATCGCTGCCAAGGATGAAATTAAAGGCACTGTGCCCGACCTGTATGTGTCTTTGAAGCCCGGTTATACAGCCAGCAATGAACTTGCCGCCAGGATTTCCAACGCAGTGTCCACAGTGGTGGGCAAGATCGCACGGCCGCGTGCTGTGCATATTGTGCCCGATATGCCCAAGACTCGCTCCGGTAAAATTATGCGCCGTATTTTGGCCTCGATATCCAACAAAGGCGATGTGGGAGATGTCACTTCCCTGGCTAACCCGGAAGTAGTTGAGGAAATCCGCAAGCAAGTAAAGGAATAA
- a CDS encoding Na/Pi cotransporter family protein yields MELWQSVLVGLLGGMGLLLYGMFIMSEGLQKIAGHRLRSILSTLTHNRFTALIVGALVTMLFQSSTATTVILVGLTSASIMSLKQTLGVILGSDIGTTITAQLIALKVTEISLPIVGIGATIIFFSKRDKYKRVGQVLLGFGLLFLGLKMMADTMQPLKDEPIFRQMLMSASDYPLLAIAAGAVFTFLVHSSAASVGIIMIMAMQDLVSLHSAIYLLFGANIGTSFTAVLSGLGSSREAQRVATAHLLFKIVGVLILLPFVNPYAYLMTKLTAAPGYQVANAHTFFNIGIAIVFLPFINQFVKLLEMIVPERKLPQEKQLKPKYLDDKLINTPSIALGLASKEINHAADQVFDMIQSIIKIFEKSDIGLLDKINKTEDYLDILCKSVTNYLTSVMRQPLSRKEFFRSMSHMHITNDLEHIGDIIEKDITYIASCKITQQCQFSEEGWEEIKDMHQRLGDLMRMANIALASNDAELANEVITGYPELARMERRLRAQHFNRLKDGTALSISTSSLHLDLINSFLRISEHIRNICHEIITQGDDSDIINSHHTNDKTMSCDDFTMAVNN; encoded by the coding sequence ATGGAACTTTGGCAATCAGTGCTGGTGGGATTGCTGGGTGGCATGGGGCTATTGCTATATGGTATGTTCATTATGAGTGAAGGGTTGCAGAAAATTGCCGGACACAGGCTCAGGAGCATCCTTAGCACCCTCACCCACAACCGCTTCACTGCGCTTATTGTAGGAGCCCTAGTGACCATGCTTTTTCAAAGCAGCACTGCCACCACCGTAATTCTTGTTGGCCTGACCAGCGCTTCCATAATGTCCTTAAAACAAACCCTGGGGGTAATTCTGGGGTCTGATATCGGAACCACCATCACCGCCCAGCTGATCGCCCTTAAAGTTACCGAAATTTCGTTACCCATTGTGGGTATTGGTGCCACCATTATATTTTTCTCCAAAAGGGATAAATACAAGCGGGTGGGGCAGGTGCTTTTAGGATTCGGCTTGCTGTTTTTGGGTTTAAAAATGATGGCCGATACTATGCAGCCGCTTAAAGACGAGCCCATATTCCGCCAAATGCTGATGAGCGCCAGCGATTATCCCCTGCTGGCCATTGCAGCCGGCGCTGTATTTACGTTTTTAGTACACAGCAGTGCCGCATCTGTGGGTATCATCATGATTATGGCCATGCAGGACCTGGTATCCCTCCACTCAGCCATTTACCTTTTGTTCGGGGCCAATATAGGCACCTCGTTCACTGCAGTGCTGTCCGGCCTGGGCTCTTCCAGGGAGGCCCAGCGGGTAGCCACGGCTCACCTGCTGTTTAAGATAGTTGGAGTGCTGATACTGCTGCCTTTTGTCAACCCCTATGCTTATTTGATGACTAAACTAACAGCGGCACCGGGCTACCAGGTAGCTAACGCACATACTTTTTTCAATATAGGTATAGCTATTGTATTTTTACCTTTTATTAATCAATTTGTAAAGTTACTGGAAATGATTGTTCCAGAACGTAAATTACCCCAGGAAAAGCAGCTTAAACCTAAATACCTGGACGATAAATTAATTAACACACCGTCAATTGCTCTGGGGCTGGCATCCAAGGAAATAAACCACGCTGCCGATCAGGTATTTGATATGATACAATCGATCATTAAGATTTTTGAAAAAAGCGATATTGGGTTGCTGGACAAAATCAATAAAACAGAGGATTACCTTGATATATTGTGTAAGTCCGTAACCAATTATTTGACCAGCGTTATGCGCCAGCCATTGTCACGTAAGGAATTTTTCCGCAGCATGAGCCATATGCATATTACTAACGATTTAGAACACATTGGGGATATTATCGAAAAGGATATTACCTATATAGCCAGCTGTAAGATAACTCAGCAGTGTCAGTTTTCCGAGGAAGGGTGGGAGGAAATTAAAGATATGCACCAGCGCCTCGGGGATTTAATGCGTATGGCCAATATAGCCCTGGCTTCCAACGATGCCGAGCTGGCCAACGAGGTTATCACCGGATACCCCGAGCTGGCCCGTATGGAAAGACGCCTGAGAGCACAGCACTTTAACCGGCTTAAGGATGGCACAGCTCTTTCCATTTCTACCAGCTCGCTGCACCTGGATTTAATTAACTCTTTTTTGCGTATCAGCGAACACATACGCAATATCTGTCATGAAATCATTACCCAGGGCGATGATAGCGACATAATCAACAGCCATCATACAAATGACAAGACCATGTCCTGCGATGACTTTACTATGGCGGTTAACAATTAA
- a CDS encoding DVU0298 family protein has protein sequence MNYSAIKRNVKQALLDGNYRQLINLGEQNPGRVTSALFSFLYSLDGQLRQRAVEGLGLLTDSIAHKNPERARIIMRRIFWELNDESGGSLWVAPEAAGELIYHQPELFRDYVSILASFMDDPILKPGVIRALRRINGAHPDLIKSEVPSINSIIGT, from the coding sequence ATGAATTATTCAGCCATAAAAAGAAATGTTAAACAGGCATTGCTAGATGGGAACTATAGACAGTTGATCAACCTGGGTGAACAGAATCCAGGCCGGGTAACCAGCGCTCTTTTTTCTTTTCTATACAGCCTGGATGGACAACTGCGCCAGCGGGCGGTGGAGGGGTTGGGATTGCTGACAGACAGCATCGCCCATAAAAACCCCGAGCGGGCCAGGATTATCATGCGGCGCATTTTTTGGGAACTAAATGATGAATCGGGCGGATCCCTTTGGGTCGCTCCCGAAGCTGCCGGGGAGTTAATTTACCATCAGCCAGAACTTTTCCGGGACTATGTGTCCATATTGGCCTCCTTCATGGACGACCCGATTTTGAAACCAGGGGTTATACGGGCACTCAGGCGTATCAATGGGGCACATCCTGATCTGATAAAGTCTGAGGTGCCGAGCATAAATTCCATTATTGGCACTTGA
- the fdhF gene encoding formate dehydrogenase subunit alpha, with protein MAEVTLTINGISVTVPKGTTVLEAARQAGVFIPTFCHDPELTKFGACRMCVVEIPGMRNLPASCVTEATDGMVVHADSPAVQEARKVILELMLANHPMDCLTCGKNGDCRLQDYAYMYGVKTEPFEGEKHSYPLEDDNPFIVRDMNKCILCGKCVRACAEIQGKSIVDFAYRGFDAKITPAMDVPLSASECVFCGNCVAVCPVGALQEKGLRAAARTWEVQKVKTTCPYCGTGCSFELNVKDNKVVGVTSCDGDVNGRALCVKGRFGYGFIHHPDRLTTPLIKKDGVFVEASWDEAIGLVAAKLGQVKEQHGSESLAVLSSARCTNEENYLLQKFTRAVLGTNSIDHCARLUHAPTVAGLANAFGSGAMTNSIDEIAGADFILAIGTNTTESHPIISLKAKKAKRCGATLVVADPRRTEMAELANVHMQLKSGSDIALLNALANVIIAEELWNKDFVANRTEDFEALKDTVVKYTPEYAEQITGIAADTIREVARGYARAQNATILYTMGITQHICGTHNVFAVANLAMLCGHIGKESSGVNPLRGQNNVQGACDMGALPNVFTGYQAVTVDNNRAKFAKAWNVTELPAQPGLTVGDMLDKAGTGEVKAMYIMGENPVLSDPDSDHVAHALGKLDFLVVQDIFLTETAALADVVLPAASYAEKDGTFSNTERRVQRVRKAIDPVYNARADWQIICAVATAMGYPMQYPTTSDIFDEIASLTPSYAGISYARLEQGGIQWPCPNAEHPGTKYLHKDKFSRGLGKFNPVEYIPPAEMPDTDYPLVLSTGRRHFHYHTGTMTQRTGALEVHYGTEYLEINQADAAALGIVDGDKVRVTSRRGQVEVAVRVTDVVPQGLVFTSFHFPAVAINKLTNPAKDPVAKIPELKVCAVKVEKAV; from the coding sequence GTGGCGGAAGTTACATTAACAATTAACGGCATATCCGTAACCGTTCCCAAAGGGACCACCGTGCTGGAGGCCGCCCGCCAGGCAGGGGTGTTTATACCCACCTTTTGCCACGACCCGGAGCTTACCAAGTTTGGTGCCTGCCGGATGTGCGTGGTTGAAATACCTGGCATGCGTAATTTACCTGCCTCCTGTGTCACCGAGGCCACGGATGGCATGGTGGTACACGCTGATTCACCTGCGGTACAGGAAGCCAGGAAAGTCATACTTGAACTAATGCTGGCCAACCACCCGATGGACTGCCTCACCTGCGGCAAAAACGGGGACTGCCGGCTGCAGGATTACGCCTATATGTACGGCGTAAAAACTGAGCCCTTTGAAGGTGAAAAGCACAGCTATCCACTGGAGGACGATAACCCCTTCATCGTAAGGGATATGAATAAATGTATATTGTGCGGCAAATGTGTGCGTGCCTGCGCCGAAATTCAGGGCAAGAGCATCGTAGACTTTGCCTACCGGGGATTTGACGCCAAAATCACCCCTGCTATGGACGTGCCCCTTTCGGCATCTGAATGCGTTTTTTGCGGCAACTGCGTAGCGGTATGTCCGGTGGGTGCACTGCAGGAAAAAGGACTGCGTGCCGCGGCCCGAACCTGGGAAGTGCAAAAGGTTAAAACCACCTGCCCGTACTGTGGTACAGGCTGCAGTTTTGAACTTAACGTCAAGGACAATAAAGTAGTGGGGGTCACCTCCTGCGACGGCGATGTCAATGGCCGGGCACTGTGCGTCAAGGGCCGCTTCGGCTATGGGTTTATTCATCACCCCGACCGCCTGACCACACCGCTCATTAAAAAGGACGGCGTATTTGTGGAAGCCTCCTGGGATGAGGCCATTGGCTTGGTGGCCGCTAAACTGGGACAGGTAAAGGAGCAGCACGGTAGCGAATCGCTGGCGGTGCTCAGCTCGGCCAGGTGTACCAATGAAGAGAACTATCTGCTGCAGAAATTCACCCGCGCGGTACTCGGTACCAACAGTATCGACCACTGCGCCCGTCTCTGACACGCTCCCACCGTCGCCGGTCTGGCGAATGCATTTGGGAGCGGGGCAATGACCAACAGTATTGATGAAATAGCCGGGGCTGACTTTATTCTGGCCATCGGCACTAATACCACGGAATCGCACCCCATTATCAGCCTGAAAGCCAAAAAGGCGAAACGCTGCGGTGCAACCCTGGTGGTGGCGGACCCGCGGCGCACCGAGATGGCAGAGCTGGCCAACGTGCACATGCAGCTAAAGTCGGGCTCCGATATAGCACTGCTCAATGCTCTGGCCAATGTCATTATTGCTGAGGAGTTATGGAATAAAGATTTCGTGGCCAATCGAACCGAAGACTTCGAAGCCCTTAAAGATACTGTGGTTAAGTACACCCCGGAATATGCCGAGCAAATTACGGGTATTGCTGCGGACACTATACGGGAAGTAGCCCGGGGCTATGCCCGGGCGCAAAATGCCACCATATTATATACAATGGGTATCACCCAGCACATTTGTGGCACCCACAACGTATTTGCCGTGGCCAACCTGGCCATGCTGTGTGGACATATCGGCAAAGAAAGCAGCGGCGTCAACCCACTGCGAGGCCAAAACAACGTGCAGGGGGCCTGCGACATGGGCGCCTTGCCCAACGTATTCACGGGCTATCAGGCTGTGACAGTGGATAACAACCGGGCCAAGTTCGCTAAAGCCTGGAATGTGACGGAACTACCCGCCCAGCCCGGCTTGACCGTGGGAGATATGCTGGACAAAGCCGGAACGGGTGAAGTAAAAGCCATGTACATCATGGGCGAAAACCCTGTGCTGTCCGATCCCGACAGCGACCACGTAGCCCACGCCCTGGGCAAGCTGGACTTTTTGGTGGTGCAGGATATCTTCCTCACTGAAACGGCAGCCCTGGCCGATGTGGTACTGCCCGCAGCCAGCTATGCCGAAAAAGACGGCACCTTCAGCAATACCGAGCGCCGGGTACAGCGGGTGCGCAAGGCCATCGACCCGGTGTACAACGCCCGGGCGGACTGGCAGATTATCTGTGCCGTGGCCACGGCTATGGGCTATCCCATGCAGTATCCCACTACCTCGGACATATTTGATGAAATAGCTTCCCTGACCCCGTCCTATGCAGGCATATCCTATGCCCGGTTGGAGCAGGGCGGCATCCAGTGGCCCTGTCCCAACGCCGAGCACCCGGGTACAAAATACCTGCACAAGGACAAGTTTTCCCGGGGTCTGGGTAAATTTAACCCGGTGGAATATATTCCACCGGCGGAAATGCCTGATACCGACTACCCGCTGGTGCTGAGCACCGGGCGGCGGCATTTCCACTACCACACAGGCACCATGACCCAGCGTACCGGCGCACTGGAAGTGCACTACGGTACTGAATACCTGGAAATTAACCAGGCAGACGCCGCCGCCCTGGGCATAGTTGACGGAGATAAAGTACGGGTAACCTCTCGCCGCGGCCAGGTGGAAGTAGCGGTACGCGTCACAGATGTGGTGCCCCAGGGGCTGGTATTTACATCTTTCCACTTCCCGGCGGTGGCTATCAACAAGCTTACCAACCCGGCAAAAGACCCTGTGGCCAAGATACCGGAACTGAAGGTATGCGCTGTGAAAGTGGAAAAGGCGGTTTAA
- a CDS encoding 2Fe-2S iron-sulfur cluster-binding protein, with protein MSYVSLTINGINIKVSKGTTVLDAARQAGIFIPTLCHDPAIPRFGACRICVVEIPGMRNLPASCVTECTEGMQVFTESPAVVEARKTILELLLANHPQDCLTCDRNGDCRLQDYAFRYGVKESGFTGERKDYPLDDSNPYIIRDANKCILCGRCVRTCNAIAERSVIDFGYRGFGTKIVTAMDTPLGESDCVYCGRCVTVCPVGALTWKPLAGKGRTWEMSRQEVTCTFCDSGCTFEVLSKNGQNIGVVPKEPGSGRPLCLKGRLGLELKYLDEPAAPQLKKDGEFVEVSWAEALGLEDILSKLTK; from the coding sequence ATGTCCTACGTATCCCTGACCATCAACGGTATTAACATAAAAGTATCCAAAGGCACCACTGTGCTGGACGCGGCCCGGCAGGCAGGCATATTTATACCCACGCTGTGTCATGATCCCGCCATACCGCGCTTTGGTGCCTGCCGCATCTGCGTGGTAGAAATACCGGGCATGCGCAACCTGCCCGCATCCTGCGTCACTGAGTGCACCGAGGGCATGCAGGTATTTACTGAATCGCCTGCAGTAGTAGAAGCCCGTAAAACCATACTGGAACTGCTGCTGGCCAACCACCCGCAGGACTGCCTGACCTGTGATCGCAACGGCGACTGCCGGCTGCAGGACTACGCATTCCGCTATGGCGTTAAGGAGTCCGGGTTCACAGGTGAGCGCAAAGACTACCCGCTGGACGATTCCAACCCATATATCATTCGGGATGCCAATAAATGCATACTGTGCGGCCGGTGCGTGCGTACCTGCAACGCCATAGCCGAGCGCAGCGTTATTGATTTCGGATACCGGGGTTTTGGCACCAAAATCGTTACCGCCATGGACACCCCCCTGGGCGAATCCGACTGCGTATATTGTGGCCGCTGCGTCACGGTGTGCCCCGTAGGCGCACTCACATGGAAGCCGCTGGCCGGTAAAGGGCGGACCTGGGAAATGTCCCGTCAGGAGGTCACCTGCACTTTTTGTGACAGTGGCTGCACATTCGAGGTGCTCAGCAAAAATGGCCAAAACATCGGTGTGGTGCCCAAAGAGCCTGGCAGCGGCCGTCCCCTGTGCCTAAAAGGGCGTTTGGGACTGGAGCTGAAATACCTGGATGAACCGGCAGCCCCGCAGCTTAAAAAGGATGGCGAGTTTGTGGAAGTGTCCTGGGCCGAGGCCCTGGGCTTAGAAGATATATTATCTAAATTGACTAAGTGA